DNA sequence from the Prochlorothrix hollandica PCC 9006 = CALU 1027 genome:
TTGCAAATTGTGGCCAATATTCTGGCTAAAAGTGTGGTTTTGGATCATTATGAGACGGAATTGGCCAGTGTGTTTACTCGCATTGAACCCCTAGCGACCTCGATCCAAGGCCAAGGCCAAAAGCGGCCCCGCAACCGGGATCTGCTGCACCACATTGGGGGAACCCTGTTGATTCAGCACCGCATGGTGGGTCTGGTGGAAATTGGGGAAAAACCGGAAACCCTGTGGGAACTGCCCGAACTGGACCGCCTCTATGCCCGCCTAGAGGAGGAGTATGAGTTACGCGATCGCCTCCGTGCCCTCGATCGTAAGTTAGCCCTCGTTTCCCGCACCGCCGAAACAGCCCTAGATCTGATGCAACATGACAGCAGCCAGCGGGTGGAGTGGTATATTGTCAGCCTGATTATTATTGAAATTCTTTTAACCCTTTATCAACTATTTTGGGTTACTTAAGGCCAAAAACGGCTGGAATTAGCCCTGGTTTGTACATTAATCTAAGTTCAGGGGGTTGCCGCTTTAAGCAGGACAAGATTACCGGGACAGTGGGCTGCTCCGGTTCCGCTGTCCCGGCTTCAAAGGTGACACCGTTCTTCAGAGTTATCCCATCGCCGTGGGGAAAGAGGGCTGGGAAACGCCAACAGGAGAATTTTCTATTTTCCAGATGTTGAAGGATCCAGAAGGGGAACATCCCTGGAATGGCACGGTGATTCCTGCGGGTCCCGATAACCCCCTGGGCGATCGCTGGATTGGCTTCTGGAGCGATGGCACCAACGTCATTGGCTTCCACGGCACCCCTGCCGAAGAACTGGCGAGGCAAGCAGTTTACCATGGCTGTATTCGCATGAAAAATAATGATGTGCGGGCACTCTTTGGCCAAGTCGCCCTATGAACACCGGCCTGGGTGCAACCTTAAGCTACGGTAACTGAAGCTAGGGTAAGTGAAGCTACGGTAACTGAAGCTAAGATAAGTGAAACTAGGGTAAGTGAAGCTAAGATAAGTGAAGCTACTGCAATCGATCGAGACAAGCCTGAAACCCTTGGGCAAAGGGTTGGAGGTGGGGCATGGTAAACATATTGTGGTGATAACTGGTGAGGGGAATCGTGGTCAATTCCCCTTGGATAAATTGTCCAAGACCGTTGTATTTCAACTGATATTCCTTAGACAGAAAGAGGGTGACCGAACCACCATAGGGCTGGGGTTGATAGGCTAAGGTAGCCGCTAAAAATTGCTCGTAAAGGTGACGATCGCGGGCCAAACTATTCCCCTGCACCTGAGCCACCAATTCCGCTTGTTCCACCTCCAGGACCAAAGCTGTCTGCTGGGGGGAACCGGTTCGGCTGAATTTCTGAGTCAACCATTGCCGAATCCCCTGGCCTTTTTCCAGCTTTTGTTGTTGGAATTTATAGACCACATAATCCCAGCCATAGCGCCTGATCATCCGCCCATTGGCCCGCAACCCAAAGTCCTTGGGATTCGGTTGCCACAGGGTATCGATAAACCCCAGAAAAACCACCTGTTCCCCCTGCTGTCGCAACTGTTGGGCCATCTCATAAATGACATAGGTGTCGCCACAATAGGCCGCCAAAGCATAGGGACCCTGGGGCTGAACCCCGCGCACCTGTTCCAGCAATAACCGGGCAAAGGTGGTGAGGGGAATCGCTGTATTTTCCGGCAATTGAGCCAGGGGCAAACTGAAAATACTGAGACCATAGACCGTTTGTTGGGGATCCAGATGGGAGACCAAACCTCTGAAGTGGGCCAGGGCATTGACCACAAACAGGGGTAACGGGCGAGTGCCTTGGTGGAGGGGAGTCAGGGGGACAGGGACGGCGATCGCCGCCGAGTCCTGATCGAGAATTTGGGCTAATTGGCCCAGGGTGGGGGACTGGAAAAAATCCCCCAGGCGTAAGGGATGGTACTGGGGTGGGGGAAAGGCAGCAGCGATCGCCACGGTCAGTTCCATGGCCAGCAGGGAATGCCCCCCCAACTCCAGAAAGTTAGATCCTGACTCCAGATCCTCCACCGTTAGAAATCGTCGCCATAGATCCCCTAAACGCTGTTCTGTGGGGGTGAGAGCAGCGGGGGGGTTCGGCTGGGATCCTGAAGCTTGACCGACAGCGGGTAGACCGACAGCGGGTAGACCGACAGCGGAGGGATCGGGGAGGGATCGCCGATCGACCTTGCCATTGGCGGTG
Encoded proteins:
- a CDS encoding L,D-transpeptidase, coding for MLRFRCPGFKGDTVLQSYPIAVGKEGWETPTGEFSIFQMLKDPEGEHPWNGTVIPAGPDNPLGDRWIGFWSDGTNVIGFHGTPAEELARQAVYHGCIRMKNNDVRALFGQVAL
- a CDS encoding RMD1 family protein codes for the protein MTLSYVEPQPLILGDTQSVKAHALFLSERIDLRAITTSEPLSTSPFTLHAGQSGCAVLFRYGAVVLFNLEPIEEAAFLSSLEAFVSNPFSNPKTETVSLVVQPHDPERIDSTEIRLQSMSLERLQIVANILAKSVVLDHYETELASVFTRIEPLATSIQGQGQKRPRNRDLLHHIGGTLLIQHRMVGLVEIGEKPETLWELPELDRLYARLEEEYELRDRLRALDRKLALVSRTAETALDLMQHDSSQRVEWYIVSLIIIEILLTLYQLFWVT